One window of Candidatus Thermoplasmatota archaeon genomic DNA carries:
- a CDS encoding NAD(P)/FAD-dependent oxidoreductase, with the protein MKQLSILGGGISGLSAAITLAKAHYDVTVYEKKESYNHCTPHTSVLRNYAIPTSDALQEIKTMGLDITADNHIDHVIKISPNYCSHVHGEKIYYSLRRGNGKTSLEQQLYHIAEKQDVHFNFNSTQIKNPTIIACGHNHIPNIKGYGREYKNVPIKNNTVYLFYDNNIAPHGYLCVIPSKENLTTVLSVVFGSAITFDAQKEMFTKAVHENKILKDLLEDATPQPKPIIGYSFYKKNPLQTCIKKNTLYIGDAGGFQDASRGFGIRYALLTGVFAAQSIISGKSYAKILKDYFKHEFIDNYTRRTVFNTYTNTDYDKMIHDIGEKISRDSYISAKRNNILET; encoded by the coding sequence GTGAAACAACTATCGATCTTAGGCGGAGGAATATCTGGCCTTTCCGCTGCAATAACCCTTGCAAAAGCACACTACGATGTCACGGTATACGAAAAAAAAGAAAGCTATAACCATTGCACACCGCATACCAGCGTTCTAAGAAACTATGCGATCCCAACATCAGATGCACTCCAAGAAATCAAAACCATGGGCCTAGACATCACCGCTGACAACCACATCGACCATGTCATCAAAATATCACCAAACTATTGTTCACACGTTCACGGAGAAAAAATCTATTATTCACTCAGACGCGGAAATGGAAAAACAAGTTTAGAACAACAACTCTATCATATCGCAGAAAAACAAGACGTCCATTTCAACTTTAACTCAACACAAATTAAAAACCCAACAATTATCGCCTGTGGTCATAACCACATACCAAATATCAAAGGATACGGACGAGAATACAAAAATGTCCCAATCAAAAACAACACCGTCTACCTTTTTTACGACAACAACATAGCACCACATGGCTATCTCTGTGTGATACCATCAAAAGAAAACCTCACCACAGTATTATCCGTGGTATTTGGATCAGCCATAACCTTTGATGCCCAAAAAGAAATGTTTACCAAAGCAGTACACGAAAACAAAATTCTCAAAGATTTACTCGAAGATGCAACCCCCCAACCAAAACCGATCATCGGATATAGTTTTTACAAAAAAAACCCACTACAAACCTGTATCAAAAAAAATACTCTTTACATCGGAGATGCCGGTGGCTTTCAAGATGCATCACGAGGCTTTGGTATCAGATATGCACTTCTAACCGGTGTTTTTGCAGCACAATCAATAATCAGCGGAAAATCATATGCAAAAATCCTCAAAGACTACTTCAAACATGAATTCATCGATAATTACACCAGACGAACAGTGTTCAATACATATACAAATACAGACTACGACAAAATGATACACGACATCGGAGAAAAAATATCACGAGATTCCTACATCTCTGCTAAAAGAAACAATATACTCGAAACATAA
- a CDS encoding UbiA family prenyltransferase, which translates to MSKTDFLWNELIYGGHWFSISASALVLSIMIILQVQIRWELLLIIYLQIQCLFNYNHYKELEIDIISKSDRSLYLKKYIRFLPFLTILYGFGFTILILYFGNFLNLAFAISLFVLGLLFTKIFKKWTSKIIGFKTFYTAITFASFFILFINFYCSNEINFLVISLFIIFFFRFMIGTGFSDIKDIEIDQKQNLKTFPVYFGKEKFLNILHIINILTFIAFVIILFTINIAFILISFFTYVYTLLYIEKAKKEKTNTQLLTQIYIDGEFIFWPIILLLGLIIFN; encoded by the coding sequence ATGTCTAAAACCGATTTTCTATGGAATGAATTAATCTACGGGGGGCATTGGTTTTCAATAAGTGCATCTGCTCTCGTACTTTCTATTATGATTATTTTACAAGTACAAATACGATGGGAATTGTTACTTATTATTTATTTACAAATTCAATGTTTATTTAACTATAATCATTATAAGGAACTCGAAATAGACATCATATCAAAATCAGATCGGTCATTATATTTAAAAAAATATATACGTTTTCTTCCTTTTTTAACAATATTGTATGGCTTCGGATTTACTATTTTAATACTTTATTTTGGTAATTTTTTAAATCTTGCTTTCGCCATTTCACTATTTGTATTAGGCTTATTATTCACAAAAATTTTTAAAAAATGGACATCTAAGATTATCGGTTTCAAGACATTTTATACTGCAATTACCTTTGCCTCATTTTTTATACTTTTTATAAATTTTTATTGCTCTAATGAAATAAATTTTTTAGTAATTTCGTTATTTATCATATTCTTTTTCCGTTTTATGATAGGAACCGGATTTAGTGATATCAAGGATATCGAAATTGATCAGAAACAAAATCTCAAAACATTTCCAGTTTATTTCGGAAAAGAAAAATTTTTAAATATATTACACATTATAAATATCCTAACATTCATTGCATTTGTAATTATATTATTCACTATTAACATTGCATTTATCTTGATATCTTTTTTTACTTATGTATATACGCTCTTATATATTGAAAAAGCAAAAAAAGAAAAGACTAACACCCAATTGCTTACTCAAATTTACATTGACGGCGAATTTATTTTTTGGCCAATAATATTACTACTAGGTTTAATTATTTTTAACTAA
- a CDS encoding ATPase domain-containing protein, with translation MFEIETSNAKKGCAERVKTGIFGLDEKISGGLPQGSIVLVTGTPGSGKSLLAMQYLVNGAVQYNEKGLYISSEQPKQEIADQAGQFGWDLMRLEQEGKIKIVAVNSQEFFEISKMNELKQLILTGGYKRLVIDSTTSIALATMNPSNLVDSFRSGLHPESITEIYKATLISLIDTIKQTGITALLIAQKVEGRPGDTIDMTSEFRADGLWVLDARMLGQNENRTLQIKKMRKTKITIRPFPIEFTDKGVSLI, from the coding sequence ATGTTTGAGATAGAAACAAGCAATGCGAAGAAAGGCTGTGCCGAGCGGGTAAAAACAGGAATATTTGGTTTAGATGAAAAGATAAGTGGAGGTTTACCTCAAGGAAGTATTGTATTAGTTACCGGAACGCCCGGTTCAGGAAAATCATTACTCGCAATGCAATACCTTGTGAACGGTGCTGTTCAATATAATGAAAAAGGATTGTATATTAGTAGCGAACAGCCAAAACAAGAAATTGCAGATCAAGCAGGGCAATTTGGTTGGGATTTGATGCGACTTGAACAGGAAGGAAAAATTAAGATAGTTGCGGTAAATTCTCAAGAATTTTTTGAAATATCAAAAATGAATGAATTAAAACAACTTATTTTAACTGGAGGATACAAACGACTTGTTATTGATAGTACCACATCAATCGCCTTAGCAACCATGAATCCTTCTAATCTAGTCGATTCTTTTAGAAGCGGACTTCATCCAGAATCAATAACAGAAATATACAAAGCAACATTGATATCACTTATTGATACCATAAAACAAACCGGTATAACTGCTCTTTTAATTGCACAAAAAGTTGAAGGACGACCAGGTGACACCATTGATATGACCAGTGAGTTTAGAGCAGATGGATTATGGGTTCTTGATGCACGAATGCTTGGACAAAACGAGAATCGAACACTTCAAATCAAAAAAATGCGGAAAACAAAAATCACTATCCGTCCCTTTCCTATCGAATTCACCGACAAAGGTGTTTCTTTAATATAA
- a CDS encoding 4Fe-4S dicluster domain-containing protein: MSIVDLTSMAGPQTEQRKEINERLQKLKNEISEYCFQCAKCTAGCEAHKLLELEPHKIVALLKRGLIDEMVNSEVIWTCMTCYKCWERCPQKVAPVQILFSLKNMAVASGKQIPGKYTAMLQSIMTMGLIQDIQEVRTKKNESIKRESLGLPSLSKPKDVTKFQMGLTKVAVEKL, from the coding sequence ATGAGTATTGTTGATCTCACATCAATGGCCGGGCCGCAAACAGAACAACGCAAAGAAATCAACGAACGGCTGCAGAAACTCAAAAACGAGATTTCAGAATATTGTTTTCAATGTGCAAAATGTACCGCAGGATGTGAAGCGCATAAACTTTTAGAACTTGAACCGCATAAAATCGTTGCATTGTTAAAACGTGGTCTGATCGATGAGATGGTCAACTCAGAGGTCATCTGGACGTGTATGACGTGTTATAAATGCTGGGAACGATGCCCGCAGAAAGTTGCTCCTGTTCAAATTCTGTTCAGCTTAAAAAACATGGCGGTTGCAAGCGGTAAACAAATACCGGGTAAATACACCGCGATGCTGCAATCAATTATGACCATGGGTCTTATCCAAGATATTCAAGAGGTACGTACAAAAAAGAATGAATCAATAAAACGTGAAAGCCTTGGGTTGCCATCGTTGTCAAAACCAAAGGATGTTACGAAATTTCAAATGGGTTTAACCAAAGTAGCTGTTGAAAAACTCTAG
- a CDS encoding CoB--CoM heterodisulfide reductase iron-sulfur subunit B family protein, producing MKKKYVLYPGCLMPTEQYAYELSLREILPVFDIELVDIDGFSCCGEPMKSVNQLLTVSLAARNLAIAESEKRDLFVPCSMCHLSLSECQRILKTDESLKQRINTVLAEEGLIYHGSHQIVHTVELFYDHIGLDRIKEKVKHPLTGLKLVTHPGCHLIRPSEVGRPDHAENPQKMEKIIEALGAQPVHYYPQKLDCCGAPLLANLPESALTKTGQKLAAIQQQGYDGVVDVCPWCHKMMDARQTKAGETVAAQLDLPVVYLTQLIGLALGISSEKLGLQLNLSPVEKLKPAEKKKET from the coding sequence ATGAAAAAGAAATATGTATTATATCCTGGCTGTTTGATGCCAACGGAACAATACGCATACGAACTCTCACTTCGGGAGATCTTACCAGTTTTTGACATAGAACTTGTTGATATCGATGGTTTTTCGTGCTGTGGTGAACCAATGAAAAGTGTGAACCAGCTGTTAACAGTATCACTTGCAGCTCGAAATCTTGCGATTGCTGAATCTGAAAAACGTGACCTGTTTGTTCCCTGTTCAATGTGTCATCTTTCTCTTTCTGAATGTCAACGTATCCTAAAAACCGATGAATCCTTGAAACAACGCATTAACACAGTTCTTGCTGAGGAAGGTCTCATCTATCATGGATCACATCAGATTGTTCATACGGTTGAGCTGTTCTATGATCATATTGGCCTTGACAGAATAAAAGAAAAAGTCAAACACCCACTCACCGGGTTGAAACTGGTGACGCATCCGGGTTGTCATCTCATCAGGCCTAGTGAGGTTGGACGACCTGATCATGCAGAAAACCCGCAAAAAATGGAAAAAATTATAGAAGCACTCGGTGCACAACCGGTCCATTATTATCCGCAGAAACTTGATTGTTGTGGTGCACCGTTGCTTGCAAATCTTCCTGAATCAGCACTCACGAAAACCGGGCAGAAACTTGCTGCTATCCAACAACAAGGCTACGATGGCGTGGTTGATGTCTGTCCCTGGTGTCATAAGATGATGGATGCTCGGCAAACGAAAGCTGGTGAGACTGTTGCAGCACAACTGGATCTGCCGGTTGTCTATCTTACACAGCTTATTGGTCTTGCACTGGGTATTTCATCTGAGAAACTTGGTTTACAGTTGAACCTAAGTCCTGTTGAAAAACTCAAACCAGCTGAGAAAAAGAAGGAGACCTGA
- a CDS encoding CoB--CoM heterodisulfide reductase iron-sulfur subunit A family protein, translated as MRRIGVFICHCGINIAHTVDVEKLTKYAATLDSVVVAKQYKYMCSDVGATLIKDTIKEHKLDGVVIASCSPRMHEHTFRKVASDGGVNPYRIEIVNIREQCSWAHTDKEKATEKAQALVRSAVAKAKLLEPLKTSKVPVIPKALVIGAGIAGIQAALDLANDGFHVYLVEREPSIGGHMSQLDKTFPTLDCSSCILTPKMMEVANHANIELFTYSEVAALEGSIGNYTVKIRKKPRYVDVTKCTGCNDCAQACRMKGHVSDDFNMHLGKRSAIYMPFPQAVPLKCTIDPKHCLMITRGKCGDEPLCVKACAQGAIDFTQKEETVDINVGAIIVATGYDLMDPSMLYEYSYDHAPDVITTLELERLISSSGPTKGEILRPSDQQKPKSISFILCVGSRDENQCSWCCRIGCMSALKHVYLLREKLGEDVEINLCYTDIRSYGKGYEEFYRKIRGQKINMFRGRPSEIRDEKNYLKFDIFDTMTNKLFEITTDLVVLVPAVVPRDDAKELARMLNLTQSGDGFLLEAHPKLRPMDTFVNGIFIAGCCQGPKDIQDTVSQASGAASRAATILSQKELEIDPLIAAVDEDICTGCGLCVDICPYEARTLNKKSKIAEVNEALCLGCGACIVACPSHASIHKNFTKKQLLNMVDEII; from the coding sequence ATGCGGCGAATCGGTGTGTTCATCTGTCATTGTGGAATCAACATTGCTCATACGGTTGATGTTGAAAAGCTCACCAAGTATGCAGCAACTCTTGATAGTGTTGTGGTTGCAAAACAGTACAAGTATATGTGTTCTGATGTTGGAGCAACCTTGATTAAAGATACGATTAAAGAGCATAAACTTGATGGTGTGGTGATTGCTTCATGTTCTCCAAGGATGCATGAGCATACGTTTCGAAAAGTTGCTAGTGACGGTGGTGTGAACCCGTATAGAATTGAGATAGTAAATATCCGTGAACAATGCTCTTGGGCGCATACCGATAAAGAAAAAGCAACAGAAAAAGCACAAGCATTGGTTCGAAGCGCAGTTGCAAAAGCAAAACTTTTGGAACCTTTAAAAACCTCAAAAGTGCCTGTGATACCAAAAGCATTAGTTATTGGAGCTGGGATCGCTGGTATCCAAGCTGCTCTTGATCTGGCAAATGATGGTTTTCATGTGTATCTCGTGGAACGTGAACCAAGCATCGGCGGGCATATGAGTCAACTTGATAAAACATTTCCAACCCTTGACTGTTCATCCTGTATTCTGACTCCGAAAATGATGGAGGTTGCTAATCATGCAAACATTGAGTTATTCACCTACTCTGAGGTTGCCGCACTTGAAGGAAGCATCGGGAATTACACCGTAAAAATCCGGAAAAAACCAAGGTACGTTGATGTCACCAAATGCACAGGATGTAACGACTGTGCTCAGGCATGCCGTATGAAAGGTCATGTAAGTGATGATTTTAATATGCATCTGGGAAAACGCAGTGCAATATACATGCCGTTTCCCCAGGCAGTACCTTTGAAATGCACGATTGATCCAAAGCATTGTTTGATGATCACTCGGGGTAAATGCGGTGATGAACCACTGTGTGTGAAAGCCTGTGCGCAGGGTGCTATTGATTTTACTCAAAAAGAAGAAACTGTCGACATCAATGTTGGTGCAATTATTGTTGCAACTGGATATGATCTTATGGATCCAAGCATGCTGTATGAGTATAGTTATGATCATGCACCTGATGTGATTACAACTCTTGAACTGGAACGACTCATCAGCTCCTCAGGTCCAACCAAAGGAGAAATACTTCGGCCAAGTGATCAGCAGAAACCAAAAAGTATAAGCTTTATCCTCTGTGTTGGGTCTCGTGATGAAAACCAATGCAGTTGGTGCTGCCGGATTGGGTGTATGAGTGCACTCAAACATGTGTATCTGCTGCGGGAAAAACTTGGTGAGGATGTTGAAATCAACCTGTGTTATACCGATATCAGATCCTATGGTAAAGGCTATGAGGAGTTCTACCGGAAAATCAGAGGACAAAAAATTAACATGTTCCGTGGACGCCCCTCAGAGATACGAGATGAAAAAAACTATCTCAAGTTTGACATTTTTGATACCATGACCAATAAACTCTTTGAGATTACTACTGATCTTGTGGTTCTTGTCCCAGCAGTAGTTCCTCGTGACGACGCAAAGGAACTTGCACGAATGCTCAACCTCACCCAAAGCGGAGATGGTTTTCTCCTTGAAGCGCATCCAAAACTACGACCCATGGATACATTTGTGAATGGTATTTTTATTGCAGGCTGCTGCCAGGGACCAAAAGACATTCAAGATACCGTGTCCCAAGCAAGTGGCGCTGCATCACGAGCTGCAACGATTCTTTCACAAAAAGAACTGGAAATCGATCCGCTCATCGCAGCAGTTGATGAAGACATCTGCACCGGCTGCGGTTTATGTGTTGATATCTGTCCCTATGAAGCGCGAACACTTAACAAAAAATCAAAGATTGCAGAAGTCAACGAAGCACTCTGTTTAGGGTGTGGTGCATGTATTGTTGCTTGTCCAAGTCATGCATCGATTCATAAAAATTTTACAAAAAAACAACTCCTCAACATGGTTGATGAAATCATCTAA
- a CDS encoding FAD-dependent oxidoreductase, with protein MAKKKTTSSDSSAKHGSVLVIGGGISGIQSALDLADAGFKVYLVERGLSIGGTMTQLDKTFPTNDCAMCILAPKLVYTGRHENIQIMTNAEVTSLSGDVGDFQVTITKHPRFVDLEKCNGCGDCVEHCPVNILSEFDEGLSCHKAIYQQFPQAIPNVFAIAKTDEVSPCKIACPAGLNAHGFIALAGQKKFAEAFELIKDRIPLPGSLGRICYHPCETECNRKDIDESISICKIRRFVADYIYEHPEEHQTYLKLLTEKQQAQDNKKRGNNQKIAIIGAGPAGLTAAYDLGKLGYKPVIFEEEKYSGGMLRYGVPDYRLPRDYLKKEIELLCSEANIEIKNNQKLGRDFTIKDLKNQGFKAIFLAIGAHKGKAVDFECSPELKNNIFQGVEYLEQLNRDMIAPDYFKGKKIVVIGGGNVAMDAARTTRRLGADVEVVYRRTINEMPAHKEEIRQAQEEGITFTFLTAPLRFLKKEKTTCVECVHMELGEPDSSGRRRPVEIKGSNFDITSDYVIFAIGQETDQKLLENEDIKLTSKGFIEVDPVTLQTSQPGVFAGGDAVLGPASAVEAIAAGHEAAISIDRYLNNEDVRAGREKTKPKSASIPKTALRIPINREQTTLRSPLERIKNFQEVDQGLTIDQVLRETHRCLNCSGCCDCKQCVVYCSRNAIDHTMKPSTETISVGAVIISPGFEKYHPKKGDSLGYQVYPNVVTSIEFERMLSASGPYKGHIQRISDGKTPKKIAWLQCVGSRDESCDRNYCSSVCCMYATKEAVIAQEHEPSLTTHIYFMDMRSFGKDFEKYFTRAEQEHHVVYRRCRIPHVEQDRETKNLIIQYVDEAGNLQQETYDMVVLSVGLQPCKAIADLGKILDVNLNAYGFVETQPFMQTVTSRPGVYASGTVTEPKDIPESVTQASAAAACVAKDISCVRGTEIVEKTYPAELDVKNEGVRIGVFICHCGINISGVIDVKKVVSETQKCPNVVYVEDSIFTCSQDTQERIKEKIKEHNLNRIVIASCTPRTHEPLFQDTLKQAGLNPHLFEMANLRDQNSWVHKNNPKEATRKAVDSVRMAVAKAQELYPVHHLQIPVVPQALIIGGGIAGMTAALAIADQGYQVFLVEKESCLGGQLKNIYFGIHDEEPQRFLQQTIEQVTTHDKIKVFTDTVVEKVSGYVGNFKTSIRTKGKKTGEQLDHGIIVVATGGLPYEPSEYCYKKTQDIITQTEFEKDLFDKKPYLKDLKEVVMIQCVGSRNNDHPYCSRICCSQAVKNALVLKKQNPAAAIYVLYRDIRTYGFREDSLYRKARQQGILFVHFNEKEEPKVTVSEGKISVTIKEHLLGRELHLHPDKLILSTGVVPQENTLLAQQLKVPLTEDGFYAEAHVKLRPVDFSADGMFLCGLAHSPRFIEESVVQAQAAGARAATILSKKYLETKGNIARIRNRNCVGCKQCIEICPYDAISFDEEKKIAVVNEILCQGCGACATICPSGTSQQNTFTKKQIVSMIDACLE; from the coding sequence ATGGCAAAGAAAAAAACAACATCATCTGATTCCTCTGCAAAACACGGCTCAGTTCTTGTTATTGGTGGTGGTATCTCAGGGATACAATCAGCTCTTGATCTTGCTGATGCTGGTTTCAAAGTCTACCTTGTTGAACGAGGGCTGAGTATCGGCGGGACGATGACGCAGCTTGATAAAACCTTTCCCACCAATGATTGTGCAATGTGTATTCTTGCACCAAAACTCGTCTACACCGGTAGACATGAAAACATACAAATCATGACGAATGCAGAAGTAACAAGCTTGTCTGGTGATGTTGGAGATTTCCAGGTAACTATCACGAAACATCCACGATTTGTTGATCTTGAGAAATGCAATGGATGTGGTGACTGTGTTGAACACTGTCCAGTCAATATTCTTTCAGAGTTTGATGAAGGGCTTTCGTGTCATAAAGCGATATATCAACAGTTTCCTCAGGCAATTCCAAATGTTTTTGCGATTGCGAAAACCGATGAGGTTTCACCCTGTAAAATCGCATGTCCTGCTGGGCTGAATGCTCATGGTTTTATAGCTCTTGCCGGGCAGAAAAAGTTTGCAGAAGCATTCGAACTCATTAAGGATCGCATACCGCTGCCTGGTTCACTTGGTCGTATTTGTTATCATCCCTGTGAAACTGAATGTAACCGGAAAGATATCGATGAGTCCATCTCAATTTGTAAGATACGACGATTTGTTGCTGATTATATTTATGAACACCCTGAGGAACATCAAACATATCTAAAACTCCTTACTGAAAAACAACAAGCACAAGATAACAAGAAACGAGGGAATAATCAGAAAATAGCAATTATTGGTGCTGGACCAGCTGGTCTAACCGCTGCTTATGATCTTGGTAAACTTGGTTATAAACCAGTTATTTTTGAAGAAGAAAAATACAGCGGTGGGATGCTTCGCTATGGTGTTCCTGATTATCGTCTTCCCCGAGATTACTTGAAAAAAGAAATCGAATTGCTCTGTAGCGAGGCTAACATTGAAATTAAAAATAACCAGAAACTCGGTAGAGATTTTACGATAAAAGATTTGAAAAACCAAGGTTTCAAAGCAATCTTTCTTGCGATTGGAGCCCACAAAGGAAAAGCAGTTGATTTCGAATGCTCCCCCGAGTTGAAAAACAACATATTCCAAGGTGTTGAATATCTTGAACAACTCAACCGCGATATGATCGCACCTGATTATTTCAAAGGGAAAAAAATCGTAGTAATTGGTGGTGGAAATGTTGCAATGGATGCAGCACGAACTACTCGACGTCTTGGTGCAGATGTCGAAGTTGTGTATCGAAGAACCATCAATGAGATGCCCGCGCATAAAGAAGAAATCAGACAAGCACAGGAAGAAGGAATCACGTTTACTTTTCTTACCGCACCACTTCGGTTTTTGAAAAAAGAAAAAACAACCTGTGTTGAATGTGTGCACATGGAGCTTGGGGAGCCTGACAGTAGCGGTCGACGTAGACCTGTTGAGATCAAAGGGTCAAACTTTGATATTACCAGTGATTATGTGATTTTTGCGATTGGACAGGAAACCGATCAAAAACTCTTAGAGAATGAAGATATCAAACTCACCTCAAAAGGGTTCATTGAGGTTGATCCAGTTACCCTGCAGACGTCGCAACCAGGTGTGTTTGCCGGTGGTGATGCTGTACTTGGACCAGCATCAGCTGTCGAAGCAATAGCTGCTGGTCATGAAGCTGCAATCTCGATTGATCGGTACCTCAACAATGAGGATGTACGGGCAGGACGTGAAAAAACAAAACCAAAATCAGCATCAATTCCAAAAACTGCATTACGAATTCCCATTAACCGAGAACAGACAACCTTGCGTTCACCTCTTGAACGAATTAAAAATTTCCAAGAAGTTGATCAAGGTTTAACGATTGATCAAGTACTCCGAGAAACACATCGATGTTTGAATTGTTCAGGATGCTGTGACTGCAAACAATGCGTTGTATACTGCAGCAGGAATGCCATTGATCATACTATGAAACCATCAACAGAAACCATCTCTGTTGGTGCAGTGATCATCTCACCAGGTTTTGAGAAATACCATCCAAAAAAAGGAGATAGCCTTGGATACCAAGTGTACCCAAATGTCGTAACAAGTATCGAGTTTGAACGGATGCTTTCAGCATCAGGACCGTACAAAGGTCATATTCAGCGAATCTCAGATGGCAAAACGCCAAAGAAAATCGCCTGGCTGCAATGCGTAGGAAGTAGAGATGAAAGTTGTGACCGGAACTACTGCTCCTCAGTATGCTGTATGTATGCAACCAAAGAAGCAGTGATTGCACAAGAACATGAACCCTCTCTCACCACGCATATTTATTTCATGGATATGCGGAGTTTCGGAAAGGATTTTGAAAAGTACTTTACCCGCGCTGAGCAAGAGCATCACGTTGTATATCGACGATGCAGAATTCCGCACGTTGAACAAGATCGTGAGACGAAAAATTTGATTATTCAATATGTTGACGAGGCGGGTAATCTGCAACAAGAAACCTACGATATGGTGGTTTTGTCGGTCGGACTGCAGCCGTGCAAAGCAATAGCTGATCTTGGAAAAATTCTTGATGTAAATCTAAATGCCTACGGCTTTGTTGAAACACAACCATTTATGCAAACAGTAACCTCACGACCAGGAGTGTATGCTTCTGGGACGGTTACTGAACCAAAGGACATCCCTGAGAGTGTAACTCAGGCTTCAGCTGCTGCTGCATGTGTAGCTAAAGATATCAGTTGTGTTCGTGGTACTGAAATTGTTGAAAAAACTTATCCTGCTGAGCTCGATGTGAAAAACGAAGGAGTACGTATCGGTGTTTTTATCTGTCACTGTGGGATTAACATCAGTGGCGTGATTGATGTCAAAAAAGTAGTCAGTGAGACGCAGAAATGTCCCAATGTTGTGTATGTTGAGGACAGTATTTTTACTTGTTCTCAGGACACTCAAGAGCGCATCAAAGAAAAAATAAAAGAACATAATCTCAACCGCATTGTTATTGCTTCATGTACGCCACGTACTCATGAACCACTCTTTCAGGATACGCTCAAGCAAGCAGGTTTAAATCCGCATTTATTTGAAATGGCAAATCTCCGTGATCAAAACAGCTGGGTACATAAAAATAATCCAAAGGAAGCGACAAGAAAAGCTGTTGATTCAGTTCGAATGGCAGTTGCAAAAGCACAAGAACTGTACCCTGTACATCATCTTCAGATACCAGTTGTTCCTCAAGCACTCATCATCGGAGGCGGTATCGCAGGTATGACCGCTGCACTTGCAATTGCTGACCAAGGATACCAAGTTTTTCTAGTTGAAAAAGAATCGTGCCTCGGCGGTCAACTTAAGAATATTTACTTTGGTATCCATGATGAAGAACCACAACGATTTTTACAGCAAACCATAGAGCAGGTGACCACGCATGATAAAATAAAAGTTTTTACAGACACAGTTGTTGAGAAAGTTTCTGGATACGTCGGAAATTTTAAAACGAGTATTCGAACAAAAGGTAAAAAAACAGGTGAGCAGCTTGACCATGGCATCATTGTTGTTGCAACCGGTGGATTACCCTATGAACCGTCAGAGTATTGCTATAAAAAAACGCAGGATATCATCACGCAAACTGAATTTGAAAAAGATCTGTTCGATAAAAAACCGTACTTAAAAGATCTCAAGGAAGTTGTGATGATTCAATGTGTTGGTTCACGAAACAATGATCATCCGTACTGTAGCAGGATTTGCTGTTCACAAGCAGTAAAAAATGCTCTCGTCTTAAAAAAACAAAACCCTGCTGCTGCGATTTATGTACTCTACCGCGATATTAGAACGTATGGTTTCCGTGAAGACTCATTGTACAGAAAAGCTCGACAACAAGGAATATTGTTTGTTCATTTCAACGAAAAAGAAGAACCAAAAGTAACTGTTTCAGAGGGAAAAATCAGTGTTACCATCAAAGAGCATCTTCTTGGTCGGGAACTACATCTCCACCCAGATAAACTGATCCTCAGCACGGGTGTTGTCCCTCAGGAAAACACACTGCTTGCCCAACAGTTAAAAGTCCCACTCACAGAAGATGGATTTTATGCAGAGGCACATGTGAAACTCAGACCTGTTGATTTCTCAGCAGATGGCATGTTTCTCTGTGGTCTTGCACATTCACCTCGCTTTATTGAAGAATCAGTAGTACAAGCACAAGCAGCTGGTGCTCGAGCAGCAACGATTCTTTCAAAAAAATATCTTGAAACTAAAGGAAACATTGCTCGCATCCGAAACCGTAATTGTGTTGGTTGCAAGCAATGTATTGAGATTTGCCCGTATGATGCGATCAGCTTTGATGAGGAGAAAAAAATCGCAGTGGTGAATGAAATTCTTTGTCAAGGCTGTGGTGCATGTGCAACGATTTGTCCAAGTGGCACTTCACAGCAGAATACGTTTACTAAAAAACAGATTGTATCTATGATTGATGCATGTTTGGAGTAG